TCTGAGCCAAGGAGACCCTTATCGCAGTAATGTTTAGCAAATAGGGGAACTGTATAGAGGTTATCGACAGGAATATCAAAGAAGCCTTGAACCTGGACAGCATGCAAATCAAGCGTAAGGATACGGTCAACACCAGCCTTAACCAGCATATTAGCCACTAGTTTAGCTGTAAGTGGCTCACGAGGTGAAGCAATACGGTCTTGACGTGCATAGCCAAAATATGGAAGGACAACGTTGATACTGTGGGCACTTGCGCGAACACAAGCATCAACCATGATCAACAATTCCATTAGGTGGTTGTTAACAGGGAAACTTGTAGACTGGATGATGTAAACATCATAACCACGGACACTTTCTTCGATATTTACTTGGATTTCTCCGTCTGAAAATTGACGTGATGATAGTTTTCCAAGTGGGACACCAACAGCTTGGGCAATTTTCTGTGCAATCTCTTGGTTAGAGTTGAGTGCGAAAAGTTTCATGTTTTTTCTATCTGACATTATAGACCGTCCTCTGTAAACTTTTTAAATCCTAGCTATATCTGCCTAGCCTATATGAACTGGGATTTTTGTATTTTATCTTTTCTATTTTACCAAAAAATGGAGATTATTTCAGCTATTTTTCATGCTTTTGACAAATCGAACCAATTTTGATGGAGCTTTTTGATAAGCAATCTGATTTTCCTCTAAAAATTGTTGGAAATCCTGTTTGCCTTGCTCGTGATTTTCCACCTCAAGCTCTAATTCGTAATCTGTAATATCAAAGTACTGACTTTCATCCAGTGCCATGAGACCGATAGCTGTTTGCATTTCATAGCGAAGCGTTGTTAGACAACCAAGAACCTGCCATTTTTTACTTTGGATACCATGTTTCGCTAATTCATCCAGTACGAGCCCCTGAGGAAGTTCTTCCTTACTCAGATAGTTTTCAGCATCTGTTAGTCGCAATTTTTGGTTATATTCCATGTTTCCAACACTTTGCGGGACTTTGAGTGTCAATTCTGCCCAGTCTTCAAAGGTTCGAATGCGCATAGCGACTTTCTTTTCTCGTAGTTCAAAATCAGGCGTATCGATGTAGTAATTTTTTTGAAGAACAGGTGTGACACCTGTGAACTGGTCTTTTAGACGATCATATTCATCTTTTTTCAGTAGTGTTTTCAATTCAATTTCTAAATGTTTCATTTTTCTTACCTTTTCTTTATCTATGAAAGCGGATTTATGGTATAATAGCTTAGTATTTATTGTATATAAATCTGGAGAAAAAATCAAAGATATTTTTGAAGGATAATATGAGAACAAGGGAGAGTATATGACCTTAGAATGGGAAGAATTTCTAGATCCTTACATTCAAGCTGTTGGTGAGTTAAAGATTAAACTACGTGGTATTCGTAAGCAATATCGTAAACAAAATAAGCATTCTCCGATTGAGTTTGTGACTGGTCGAGTCAAGCCAATTGAAAGTATCAAGGAAAAAATGGCTCGACGTGGTATTACTTATGCGACCTTGGAACACGATTTACAGGATATTGCTGGTTTGCGTGTGATGGTCCAGTTTGTAGATGATGTCCAAGAAGTTGTGGCTATTTTGCGCAAGCGTCAGGATATGCGGATTATACAGGAGCGAGATTACATTACTCATCGAAAAGCATCAGGATACCGTTCCTATCACGTGGTAGTAGAATATACGGTTGATACTATCAATGGAGCCAAGACCATTTTGGCAGAAATTCAAATTCGTACTTTGGCCATGAATTTCTGGGCAACGATAGAACATTCTCTCAACTACAAGTACCAAGGGGATTTCCCAGAGGAGATTAAGAAGCGACTGGAAATTACATCCAAGATTGCCCATCAGCTAGATGAAGAAATGGGTAAAATTCGTGATGATATTCAAGAAGCTCAGGCACTTTTTGATCCTTTGAGTAGAAAATTAAATGATGGTGTAGGAAACAGTGACGATACAGATGAAGAATACAGGTAAACGAATTGACCTGATAGCTAATAGAAAACCGCAGAGTCAAAGGGTTTTGTATGAATTGCGAGATCGTTTGAAGAGGAATCAGTTTATACTCAATGATACCAATCCGGACATTGTCATCTCCATTGGTGGGGATGGTATGCTCTTGTCGGCTTTTCATAAGTACGAAAACCAGCTTGACAAGGTACGCTTTATCGGTGTTCACACTGGACATTTGGGCTTCTATACGGACTATCGTGATTTTGAATTGGACAAGCTAGTGACTAATTTGCAGCTAGATACAGGAGCAAGAGTTTCTTACCCAGTTCTGAATGTGAAGATCTTTCTTGAAAATGGTGAAGTGAAGATTTTTAGAGCATTAAATGAAGCCAGCATCCGCAGATCTGATCGAACTATGGTGGCGGATGTTGTGATCAACGGTGTTCCTTTTGAACGCTTTCGTGGAGATGGGCTAACAGTTTCGACACCGACTGGTAGTACAGCCTATAACAAGTCGCTTGGTGGAGCTGTTTTACATCCTACCATTGAAGCTCTTCAGTTGACGGAAATTGCCAGCCTTAATAATCGTGTCTATCGAACGCTGGGCTCTTCCATTATTGTTCCTAAGAAGGATAAGATTGAACTCATTCCAACGAGAAACGATTACCATACTATTTCGGTGGATAATAGTGTGTATTCCTTCCGCAATATTGAGCGTATTGAGTATCAAATCGACCATCATAAGATTCATTTTGTCGCGTCACCGAGTCACACCAGTTTCTGGAATCGTGTTAAGGATGCTTTCATCGGCGAGGTGGACGAATGAGGTTTGAATTTATCGCAGATGAGCATGTCAAGGTTAAGACCTTTTTGAAAAAGCACGAGGTTTCTAAGGGACTGCTGGCTAAGATTAAGTTTCGAGGCGGAGCTATTTTGGTCAATGATCAACCACAAAATGCGACGTATCTATTGGATATTGGAGACCGAGTTATCATCGATATTCCCGCTGAGGAAGGCTTTGAAACTCTAGAAGCTATCGAGCGCCCACTGGATATTCTCTATGAGGATGACCATTTTCTAGTCTTGAACAAACCCTATGGAGTGGCTTCTATTCCTAGTGTTAATCACTCTAATACCATTGCCAATTTTATCAAGGGATACTACGTCAAGCAAAATTATGAAAATCAGCAGGTTCACATTGTGACTAGGCTTGACCGAGATACTTCTGGCTTGATGCTTTTTGCCAAGCATGGCTATGCCCATGCACGACTAGACAAGCAGTTGCAGAAGAAGTCCATTGAGAAACGATACTTTGCCCTCGTTAAAGGAGATGGACATTTGGAGCCGGAAGGAGAAATTATTGCTCCGATTGCGCGTGATGAAGATTCCATTATCACCAGAAGAGTGGCTAAAGGTGGAAAGTATGCCCATACATCCTACAAGATTGTAGCTTCATATGGAAATATTCACTTGGTAGATATTCGTTTGCACACTGGACGAACCCACCAAATCCGAGTCCACTTTTCTTATATTGGTTTTCCTTTGTTGGGAGATGACTTGTATGGAGGTAGTCTGGACGACGGCATCCAACGTCAGGCACTGCATTGTCATTACCTATCCTTTTATCATCCTTTTCTAGAGCAAGACTTGCAGTTAGAAAGTCCCTTGCCGGATGATTTTAGCAGCCTAATTACCCAGTTATCAACTAATACTCTATAATAAAGTAATTCAGAGTATAATTTATTTTTTAAAGGAGAAAACTCATGGAAGTTTTTGAAAGTCTCAAAGCCAACCTTGTTGGTAAAAATGCTCGTATCGTTCTCCCTGAAGGGGAAGAACCTCGTATTCTTCAAGCGACTAAACGCTTGGTAAAAGAAACAGAAGTAATTCCTGTTTTGCTGGGAAATCCTGAAAAAATTAAAATTTATCTTGAAATTGAAGGAATCGAGGATGGTTATGAAGTCATCGACCCACAACACTACGATAAATTTGAAGAAATGGTTGCTGCTTTAGTGGAGCGTCGCAAGGGTAAAATGACTGAAGAAGAAGCACGTAAGGTGTTAGTTGAAGATGTCAACTATTTTGGTGTTATGTTGGTGTACTTGGGCTTGGTTGATGGAATGGTATCTGGAGCAATTCACTCAACAGCTTCAACAGTTCGCCCAGCTCTTCAGATCATCAAAACTCGCCCAAATGTAACGCGTACATCAGGTGCCTTCCTCATGGTTCGTGGTACGGAACGTTACCTATTTGGTGACTGTGCTATCAATATCAATCCTGATGCAGAAGCCTTGGCTGAAATTGCCATCAACTCAGCAATCACAGCTAAGATGTTTGGCATCGAACCTAAAATTGCTATGCTAAGCTATTCTACTAAAGGTTCAGGGTTTGGTGAAAGCGTTGACAAGGTCGTTGAAGCTACTAAAATTGCTCACGACTTGCGTCCTGACCTTGAAATCGATGGTGAGTTGCAATTTGATGCGGCCTTTGTTCCAGAAACTGCAGCTTTGAAAGCTCCTGGAAGTACAGTAGCTGGTCAAGCAAATGTCTTCATCTTCCCGGGTATCGAGGCAGGAAATATTGGTTACAAGATGGCCGAACGTCTTGGTGGCTTTGCGGCAGTAGGACCTGTTTTGCAAGGTTTGAACAAGCCAGTTAACGACCTTTCTCGTGGATGTAATGCAGATGATGTGTACAAGTTGACCCTTATCACAGCAGCTCAAGCAGTTCATCAATAAAGAGAAGCTGTACTAAATAATTCGTATTTATAATCAAAAAACGAGTCTGGGATAAAAAGATTTTGATTTTAGAAATTCTTTATTATAAAATTTAAAAATCGATATATTAGAAAAAAAGCGAACAAGACAGAAATCTGAGTGTCAGATAACTCGTTTTGTTCGCTTTTTATATTTAAGGTTAGACTTTTGTCCCAGACTCGCTTTATTATGAAAAAAGTTTATTAGATCTTATACTCATACTCAATGAAAATCAAAGAGCAAACTAGGAAGCTAGTCGCAGGTTGATCACAACACTGTTTTGAGGTTGCAGATAGAGCTGACGCGGTTTGAAGAGATTTTCGAAGAGTATTATTCCGGTATCGGATGTTGTCATTCAGACTTTGTTTTGATGTGAACTATGATTGAAACTAGTTTCAAATAATTTAGAACTTTTAACTATTTTTGAAAGTAAAATCTATTGTCTATTGTGAAGTCTAAAACTGAAAATATTTATTATATAATAAGGTTAAGATAAAATATGAAAGGAGTAAAATGTCTTTCATGACGTATTGCAAAGTTGAACTTTACGCTATGCAAGATTGTTTAAATTAAAAATAATGGAAATTCCCATTAAATAGTTTAGTTTCTTTTGGAATTGTCTAGTCCTAGTGGCTAAAAATTTTAAGTCAAAAAGAAAGCGCTTTACCGAATTAGAAAATGAGAGGTAAAATATGAATCAGAGACATTTTGATAGAAAACAACGATACGGAATTCGGAAATTTACAGTTGGAGCAGCTTCAGTAGTGATTGGAGCGGTTGTTTTTGGTGTTGCCCCTGCTTTGGCTCAAGAGGCACCATCAACGAATAGTGAAACAGCGGGGCAATCTTTGCCAGAATTGCCTAAGGAAGTAGAGACAGGAAATCTGACGAATCTCGATAAGAAACTCGCAGACAAATTGGTAACAGCAACGAATAAGGGAACTGAAGTGAGCCGTGAAGAGTTGCAAGCAAACCCAGGGTCTGAAAAAGCAGCAGAAACAGAAGCATCAAACGAAACTCCAGCTACAGAGAGTGAAGATGAGAAAGAAGATGGAAACATTCCTCGTGATTTTTATGCAAGAGAGTTAGAAAACGTCAACACTGTAGTAGAAAAAGAAGATGTTGAAACCAATCCTTCAAACGGTCAAAGAGTTGATATGAAGGAGGAACTTGACAAGCTTAAAAAACTTCAAAATGCGACCATTCATATGGAATTTAAGCCAGATGCGTCTGCTCCACGTTTTTATAACCTTTTTTCAGTTTCTAGTGATACCAAAGTAAATGAGTATTTCACCATGGCCATCCTTGATAATACAGCAATCGTTGAAGGTCGTGATGCAAATGGAAACCAATTCTATGGTGATTATAAAACTGCTCCTTTGAAGATTAAGCCAGGTGAGTGGAACTCTGTAACCTTTACAGTTGAAAGACCAAATGCAGATCAGCCAAAAGGTCAGGTTCGCGTCTATGTAAATGGTGTCTTGTCGCGCACAAGTCCTCAGTCTGGTCGTTTCATCAAAGATATGCCAGATGTCAACCAGGTGCAAATTGGGACAACCAAACGTACAGGCAAAAACTTCTGGGGTTCTAATCTTAAAGTCCGTAATCTAACGGTTTATGATCGTGCCCTTTCTCCAGAAGAAGTTAAAAAACGTAGCCAGCTTTTTGAAAGAGGAGAGTTGAAAAAGAAACTTCCTGAAGGAGCAAAAGTTACGGATAAGCTGGATGTTTTTGAAGGTGGTGAGAACCGCAAGCCGAATAAAGATGGTATCGCAAGCTACCGTATTCCAGCCCTACTTAAAACTGATAAGGGAACTTTGATTGCTGGAGCTGACGAAAGACGCTTGCATCACTCTGACTGGGGTGATATCGGTATGGTTGTTCGTCGTAGTGATGATAATGGGAAAACTTGGGGAGATAAAATCGTTATCTCAAATCCTCGTGATAATGAGAATGCCAGAAGAGCTCATGCAGGTTCACCAGTCAATATTGACATGGCTCTAGTCCAAGATCCGAAAACTAAGCGAATCTTCTCTATTTTTGATATGTTTGTAGAAGGTGAAGCAGTTAGAGATTTGCCAGGAAAAGCACCGCAAGCCTATGAGCAAATTGGGGATAAGGTTTACCAAGTTCTGTACAAAAAAGGTGAAGCAGGACATTATACAATCCGTGAAAATGGTGAGGTTTTTGATCCTGAAAATAGAAAGACCGAATACCGAGTTGTAGTGGATCCTAAGAAGCCAGCATACAGTGATAAGGGAGACCTTTACAAAGGTGAAGAACTTATCGGTAATGTCTACTTTGATTACAGCGACAAGAATATCTTTAGGGTTTCAAACACCAACTATCTTTGGATGTCTTATAGTGATGACGATGGTAAAACTTGGTCTGCACCAAAAGATATAACGTACGGTATTCGTAAGGACTGGATGCACTTCTTAGGTACTGGGCCTGGTACAGGTATTGCTTTGCACTCAGGTCCTCACAAAGGGCGACTTGTTATCCCTGCTTATACGACAAATAACGTATCCTATCTAGGTGGTTCTCAGTCTTCACGCGTTATTTACTCAGATGACCATGGTGAAACTTGGCATGCAGGTGAGGCAGTCAATGATAATCGTCCAGTAGGCAACCAAACGATTCATTCTTCAACTATGAATAATCCAAGTGCTCAAAATACGGAGTCAACTGTTGTTCAGTTGAATAATGGAGATCTCAAACTCTTCATGCGCGGATTGACAGGTGATCTTCAAGTTGCTACAAGTAAAGATGGTGGAGCAACTTGGGAAAAAGATGTGAAGCGCTATGCGGATGTCAAAGATGTCTATGTTCAAATGTCAGCTATTCATACTGTGCAAGAAGGTAAGGAATATATTATCCTCAGTAATGCAGGTGGACCTGGACGATACAATGGTTTGGTGCACGTAGCACGTGTGGAAGCGAATGGGGATCTAACTTGGATCAAGCACAATCCAATTCAAAGTGGTAAATTTGCTTATAACTCCTTACAAGATCTTGGAAATGGTGAATTTGGTTTGCTTTATGAGCATGCAACTGCCACTCAAAATGAATATACCTTGTCTTATAAGAAATTCAACTGGGATTTCTTAAGTAAGGATGGGATTGCTCCAACGAAAGCAACTGTGAAAAATGCTGTAGAGATGAGCAAAAATGTCATCGCTTTAGAATTCGATTCTGAAGTTTTGGTGAATCAGCCACCAGTTCTTAAATTGGCAAATGGAAATTTTGCGACCTTCTTGACTCAGTACGATTCAAAAACATTGCTATTTGCAGCTAGCAAGGAAGATATTGGTCAGGAAATTACAGAAATCATTGATGGTGCAATTGAGAGCATGCATAATTTGCCTGTAAGTCTTGAAGGTGCAGGAGTTCCTGGTGGAAAAAATGGTGCAAAAGCAGCAATTCATGAAGTTCCAGAGTTCACAGGTGCAGTCAATGGTGAAGGTACAGTTCATGAGGATCCAGCCTTTGAAGGTGGCATCAACGGTGAGGAAGCAGCCGTTCATGATGTGCCAGACTTCTCAGGTGGTGTGAACGGTGAAGTAGCCACTATTCATGAAGTTCCAGAGTTCACAGGTGGTATCAACGGCGAAGAAGCAGCTAAATTAGAACTTCCATCCTATGAGGGAGGCGCTAATGCAGTAGAAGCAGCCAAATCAGAAGTTCCATCTTATGAAGGAGGCGCTAATGCAGTAGAAGCAGCCAAATCAGAAGTTCCATCTTATGAAGGAGGCGCTAATGCAGTAGAAGCAGCCAAATCAGAAGTTCCATCTTATGAAGGTGGATTCCATGAAGCCCAGCCTGCTAGTTCGGATTTACCAACTCTTGCAGATGGTGTCAACGAGGCCGAAGCAGCAGTGCATAAGGTGACAGAATATAAGGCTGACCAGTCTACTGCAGTGCAGGCCATGCCACAAGAACATACTTATCAAGCGCCTGCGGCGCAGCAACATCTCCTGCCTAAAACAGGAAGTGAGGATAAGTCTAGTATTGCAATTGTAGGATTTGTAGGGATGTTTCTTGGCTTGTTGATGATAGGGAAAAAGAGAGAATAATAGAGAAGTTGAGAACTTAATTTTTTAAAAAATAAAAAGAGGTAATGGAAATAAAATTAGGTGCCGACTTGTAAAAGTTAGATTTTTTCTGTCTAATCTTTTAGGTATATATCATAAATCCTATCTCTTTTTATATTAATGGAACTTTATACTCATCTGTCCCTAGCCATAGACTATCACAAAATATAAAGTAAAAAAGTAGTAAAAACCATAAAAATTTTGTGTTTTTATTGTAATATAGTATATTTGGTATGATAAAAATTGGCTATTAGAAGCATTATTTTATCCAAGATAATGTAAGCGATTTCTAGATGTTTGTAATTGTCTAAATAAAGTGCTTATGGGAAGGAGTTTTTGAAAAGTATATAAACATAAGACTGTTACCAGTTAAAACTGGGCTCGGGCAGTAGCTGACTGCTCTAGAAGATTAGGAGTATTTGATGAAACAATATTTTTTAGAAAAAGGTAGAATCTTTAGTATTCGTAAACTGACTGTTGGTGTTGCTTCTGTAGCAGTCGGTCTTGCTTTTTTTGCATCTGGGAATGTTGAGGCTAGTGAACTTGTGACAGAACCGAAACTTGAAGTGGACGGTCAAGCAAAAGATACAGCAGATGTAGATCATGAAAAAGTAGAAGCGATAAAAGAAGAAGTAACTGAAAAAACAGAACCTGACATCGAGAAAGTGGCTAAGGAAGCCAAAACTACTGAAGTGGCTGGTGATGTACTCCCTGAAGAAATCTCTGATCGTGCTTATCCTGATACCTCAGTGAAACAAGTAGATACTTCAGCTATTGTTTCAGAAAGAGAAAGTCCACAAGTAGAGACTAAGAGTATATTGAAACCTACGGAAGTAGCTCCAACTGAAGGCGAAAAAGAAAATAGAGCCATTATCAATGGTGGGCAAGACCTTAAACGTATCAATTATGAAGGCCAGCCAGCTACCTCAGCTGCTATGGTTTATACAATTTTCAGTTCACCTTTAGCAGGTGGAGGTAGCCAACGTTATCTCAATTCTGGATCTGGAATCTTTGTAGCTCCAAATATTATGTTGACAGTAGCTCATAATTTCTTAGTCAAGGATGCGGATACCAATGCAGGTTCTATTCGTGGCGGTGATACTACTAAGTTTTATTACAATGTAGGTTCAAATACTGCTAAGAACAATTCTTTGCCAACTTCAGGAAATACGGTTTTGTTCAAGGAAAAGGATATTCATTTTTGGAATAAAGAAAAGTTTGGTGAAGGAATTAAGAATGATCTAGCTTTAGTAGTAGCACCAGTTCCACTTTCGATTGCAAGTCCAAATAAGGAAGCTACCTTTACTCCTCTTGCAGAACATCGTAACTATAAAGCTGGTGAACCAGTTAGTACCATAGGATATCCGACAGATTCCACTTCTCCAGAATTGAAGGAACCAATCATCCCTGGTCAGTTGTATAAGGCTGATGGTGTTGTTAAGGGTACTGAAAAGCTTGATGATAAAGGAGCAGTTGGCATCACTTATCGCCTGACTTCTGTTTCTGGTCTTTCTGGTGGTGGAATTATTAATGGTGATGGTAAAGTTATTGGAATTCACCAACATGGAACTGTTGATAATATGAATATCGCTGAAAAAGATCGCTTTGGAGGAGGACTTGTCCTATCGCCTGAACAACTAGCATGGGTCAAAGAAATCATTGATAAATATGGAGTCAAAGGCTGGTACCAAGGAGATAATGGTAATCGTTACTACTTTACTCCAGAAGGAGAAATGATTAGAAATAAGACAGCTGTTATTGGCAAAAATAAATACTCTTTCGATCAAAATGGTATTGCGACGCTTCTTGAAGGTGTTGACTATGGACGAGTTGTCGTTGAGCACCTAGACCAAAAAGATAATCCAGTCAAAGAAAACGATACTTTTGTTGAAAATACGGAAGTTGGAACTCAGTTTGACTATAACTATAAAACAGAAATTGAGAAAACTGACTTCTACAAGAAAAATAAAGAAAAATATGAGATTGTATCGATTGACGGAAAAGCTGTCAACAAGCAACTGAAAGATACTTGGGGAGAGGATTATAGTGTTGTGAGCAAGGCTCCTGCAGGAACTCGTGTCATTAAGGTTGTTTATAAAGTCAATAAAGGTTCCTTCGATCTTCGTTACCGCTTGAAAGGTACAGACCAAGAATTAGCGCCTGCAACTGTTGACAATAACGATGGTAAAGAATACGAAGTTTCCTTTGTTCATAGATTCCAAGCCAAAGAAATTACAGGCTACCGTGCAGTCAATGCAAGCCAAGAAGCAACAATCCAACATAAAGGAGTGAACCAAGTTATTTTTGAATACGAAAAAATAGAAGATCCAAAACCAGCAACTCCTGCGACTCCAGTAGTGGATCCAAAAGACGAAGAAACAGAAATTGGAAACTATGGACCACTGCCAAGTAAGGCTCAATTGGACTACCATAAGGAAGAATTGGCCGCCTTCATCCACTATGGAATGAATACCTACACTAACTCTGAATGGGGGAACGGTAGAGAAAATCCTCAAAACTTTAACCCAACTAACCTTGATACAGATCAGTGGATTAAGACCTTGAAGGATGCAGGATTTAAGCGAACAATCATGGTTGTAAAACACCACGACGGATTTGTGATTTATCCATCTAAATACACAGACCACACGGTAGCTGCTAGTCCATGGAAAAATGGTAAGGGAGATCTTCTCGAAGAAATCTCTAAATCAGCGACTAAATATAATATGAATATGGGTGTTTACCTATCACCATGGGATGCCAATAACCCTAAATATCATGTTTCAACTGAAAAAGAATACAACGAATACTATCTCAACCAACTGAAAGAAATCCTTGGCAATCCTAAATACGGAAACAATGGTAAATTTATCGAAGTATGGATGGACGGTGCGCGTGGTAGTGGAGCACAAAAAGTAACCTACACCTTTGACGAATGGTTCAAGTACATCAAAGAAGCTGAAGGAGATATCGCTATCTTCTCTGCTCAACCAACAAGTGTCCGTTGGATCGGTAATGAACGTGGTATCGCTGGAGATCCAGTTTGGCATAAGGTTAAGAAAGCTAAAATCACTGATGATGTGAAGAATGACTATCTCAACCATGGGGATCCAGAAGGGGATATGTACTCAGTTGGTGAAGCAGACGTTTCTATCCGTTCAGGTTGGTTCTACCATGACAATCAACAACCAAAATCAATCAAAGATTTGATGGATATCTACTTCAAGTCTGTTGGTCGTGGAACGCCACTTCTCCTCAATATTCCACCAAATAAAGAAGGTAAATTCGCAGATGCAGACGTGGCTCGCTTGAAAGAATTCCGAGCAACTTTGGATCAAATGTATGCGACTGACTTCGCCAAGGGAGCAACTGTAACTGCAAGCTCTACTCGTAAGAATCACTTGTATCAAGCAAGCCACCTAACAGATGGTAAGGATGATACTAGCTGGGCATTGTCAAATGATGCGAAGACAGGTGAATTTACAGTCGATCTTGGTCAAAAGAGACGCTTTGACGTAGTCGAACTCAAAGAAGATATCGCTAAAGGTCAGCGTATCTCTGGATTCAAGGTTGAAGTTGAACTCAATGGCCGTTGGGTACCATACGGTGAAGGATCAACTGTTGGTTATCGTCGCCTTATCCAAGGTCAACCAGTAGAAGCGCAAAAGATTCGTGTGACTATCACGAATTCACAAGCAACTCCTATTTTGACAAACTTCTCTGTTTATAAGACACCAAGTAGTATCGAAAAAACAGATGGCTATCCTCTAGGCTTGGATTACCATTCAAATACAACAGCTGATAAAGCGAATACAACCTGGTATGACGAATCTGAAGGTATCCGTGGTACATCCATGTGGACCAATAAAAAGGATGCTAGCGTAACCTACCGCTTCAATGGAACTAAGGCTTATGTCGTATCTACAGTGGATCCAAACCACGGTGAAATGTCAGTTTACGTGGATGGTCAAAAGGTTGCAGACGTACAAACTAATAATGCAGCTCGTAAACGTAGCCAGATGGTTTATGAAACAGATGACTTGGCTCCAGGTGAACATACCATCAAACTCGTTAACAAAACTGGCAAAGCTATTGCAACTGAAGGTATCTACACGCTAAATAATGCTGGTAAAGGTATGTTTGAGTTGAAAGAAACTACCTATGAAGTTCAAAAAGGCCAACCAGTTACTGTAACCATTAAACGTGTTGGTGGTAGCAAAGGAGCTGCAACAGTCCATGTCGTGACTGAACCAGGAACAGGGGTTCACGGTAAGGTTTATAAGGATACAACAGCTGATTTGACCTTCCAAGAAGGTGAAACAGAAAAGACTTTGACAATTCCGACAATTGACTTTACTGAGCAAGCTGATTCAATCTTTGACTTTAAAGTGAAAATGACAAGCGCATCAGATAATGCCTTGCTTGGATTTGCTTCAGAAGCAACTGTTCGAGTAATGAAGGCTGACTTACTTCAAAAAGACCAAGTCAGTCATGATGACCAGGCCAGTCAACTTGATTATAGCCCAGGTTGGCATCATGAAACCAATTCGGCAGGTAAATACCAAAATACTGAGTCTTGGGCATCCTTTGGTCGTTTGACTGAAGAGCAAAAGAAAAATGCTAGCGTAACAGCCTATTTCTATGGAACAGGTCTTGAAATTAAAGGTTTTGTTGATCCTGGACATGGTATCTACAAGGTTACTCTAGATGGTAAAGAACTTGAGTATCAAGATGGTCAAGGAAATGCTACTGATGTCAATGGTAAGAAGTACTTCAGTGGAACCGCAACTACACGTCAAGGTGATCAGACTCTTGTTCGTTTGGCTGGACTCGAAGAAGGTTGGCATGCTGTAACCTTGCAATTG
Above is a genomic segment from Streptococcus mitis containing:
- a CDS encoding sialidase → MNQRHFDRKQRYGIRKFTVGAASVVIGAVVFGVAPALAQEAPSTNSETAGQSLPELPKEVETGNLTNLDKKLADKLVTATNKGTEVSREELQANPGSEKAAETEASNETPATESEDEKEDGNIPRDFYARELENVNTVVEKEDVETNPSNGQRVDMKEELDKLKKLQNATIHMEFKPDASAPRFYNLFSVSSDTKVNEYFTMAILDNTAIVEGRDANGNQFYGDYKTAPLKIKPGEWNSVTFTVERPNADQPKGQVRVYVNGVLSRTSPQSGRFIKDMPDVNQVQIGTTKRTGKNFWGSNLKVRNLTVYDRALSPEEVKKRSQLFERGELKKKLPEGAKVTDKLDVFEGGENRKPNKDGIASYRIPALLKTDKGTLIAGADERRLHHSDWGDIGMVVRRSDDNGKTWGDKIVISNPRDNENARRAHAGSPVNIDMALVQDPKTKRIFSIFDMFVEGEAVRDLPGKAPQAYEQIGDKVYQVLYKKGEAGHYTIRENGEVFDPENRKTEYRVVVDPKKPAYSDKGDLYKGEELIGNVYFDYSDKNIFRVSNTNYLWMSYSDDDGKTWSAPKDITYGIRKDWMHFLGTGPGTGIALHSGPHKGRLVIPAYTTNNVSYLGGSQSSRVIYSDDHGETWHAGEAVNDNRPVGNQTIHSSTMNNPSAQNTESTVVQLNNGDLKLFMRGLTGDLQVATSKDGGATWEKDVKRYADVKDVYVQMSAIHTVQEGKEYIILSNAGGPGRYNGLVHVARVEANGDLTWIKHNPIQSGKFAYNSLQDLGNGEFGLLYEHATATQNEYTLSYKKFNWDFLSKDGIAPTKATVKNAVEMSKNVIALEFDSEVLVNQPPVLKLANGNFATFLTQYDSKTLLFAASKEDIGQEITEIIDGAIESMHNLPVSLEGAGVPGGKNGAKAAIHEVPEFTGAVNGEGTVHEDPAFEGGINGEEAAVHDVPDFSGGVNGEVATIHEVPEFTGGINGEEAAKLELPSYEGGANAVEAAKSEVPSYEGGANAVEAAKSEVPSYEGGANAVEAAKSEVPSYEGGFHEAQPASSDLPTLADGVNEAEAAVHKVTEYKADQSTAVQAMPQEHTYQAPAAQQHLLPKTGSEDKSSIAIVGFVGMFLGLLMIGKKRE